A window from Shewanella livingstonensis encodes these proteins:
- a CDS encoding gamma carbonic anhydrase family protein, giving the protein MSTNVRTYQGIHPNLADNVYVDESAVLVGDIKLDHDASIWPLVAARGDVNKIRIGKRSNVQDGSVLHVTRKSPSNPDGNPLIIGDDVTIGHKAMLHGCKIGHRVLIGMGAILLDGAIVEDDVIVGAGSLVPPNKVLQSGYLYVGSPCKQVRPLTDAERAFLPQSADNYVRLKNEYLVDLQQ; this is encoded by the coding sequence ATGTCTACCAATGTAAGAACTTACCAAGGGATACACCCTAATTTAGCTGATAACGTCTATGTTGATGAGTCTGCGGTACTTGTCGGGGATATTAAATTAGACCACGACGCGAGTATTTGGCCATTAGTGGCCGCTCGTGGTGATGTGAATAAGATCCGTATTGGTAAACGCAGTAATGTTCAAGATGGCAGTGTATTGCATGTCACGCGTAAATCGCCTTCTAACCCTGATGGTAATCCATTAATTATAGGCGATGATGTGACTATTGGTCATAAGGCTATGTTGCATGGCTGCAAGATTGGTCATCGTGTACTAATAGGTATGGGCGCTATTTTACTTGATGGTGCAATAGTAGAAGATGACGTAATTGTCGGCGCGGGGTCATTGGTACCACCCAATAAAGTTTTGCAGAGTGGTTACTTATATGTAGGCAGCCCATGTAAGCAAGTGAGACCGTTAACGGATGCTGAACGTGCCTTTTTACCTCAGTCTGCTGATAACTATGTTCGTTTAAAAAACGAATACTTAGTGGATTTACAACAGTAG